One Setaria italica strain Yugu1 chromosome II, Setaria_italica_v2.0, whole genome shotgun sequence DNA segment encodes these proteins:
- the LOC101783024 gene encoding protein tesmin/TSO1-like CXC 3 isoform X1 yields the protein MDTPDRAAAQPAASRAEDSPVFSFINNLSPIEPLKSAYNANSLQGYQSINITSISSIFTSPHDNAHKEPRLPKSSLGEISESEVCADGKNTNKPTKSTNAVRLFACTSTVTQETHTVTCSDVVDPPTVPCNLAQPAQFDNGSPDHNTTPCHGVRSDLKQDKCRKLDVVQTVKSTVEKRKCLFSTEIQLLDGGQPVNDNNEVLGCEWSDLIATTSGELLAFDSTMDDHHRGMHLAAKNAESCGYLLSKLAGDGEISERAYPNASGQVYYQELVMGEDQTENAQIFQDGQQTISTEEIQDNIYEANGCIPLDYKVESQQQRGVRRRCLVFEAAGFSNSVVQKESVEDLSVSTCKGKGHVQTQPRGLRGIGLHLNALALTPKGKMACQDPMASALLPSSASEKDAHGKLLCAGENFTHSGGELLEFPMDDCSSGGFPLNDHVSSQSVSPQKKRRKTDNGDDGEACKRCSCKKSKCLKLYCECFAAGVYCSEPCSCQGCLNKPIHEEIVLSTRKQIEFRNPLAFAPKVIRMSDASLETGEDPNNTPASARHKRGCNCKKSSCLKKYCECYQGGVGCSSNCRCESCKNTFGRRDAETELTEEMKQEGEQTENSGKEKENDQQKANVQSEDHPLVELVPITPPFDLSSSLLKLPNFSSAKPPRPSKARSGSSRSSASKATTTLQSCKSSKAAGSGIDEEMPDILKEADSPSRVKTTSPNRKRVSPPHNALSISPNRKGGRKLILKSIPSFPSLTGDSNSGSAMNNTDSTFSASPLALGPS from the exons CCTCTCAAGTCGGCCTACAACGCCAATAGCCTCCAGGGATACCAGTCCATCAACATAACCTCCATTTCCTCCATCTTCACTTCCCCGCATGACAATGCGCACAAGGAACCAAGGCTCCCGAA GAGCTCTCTTGGTGAAATTTCTGAAAGTGAGGTCTGTGCTGACGGCAAGAATACAAACAAGCCAACTAAGTCTACAAATGCTGTCAGGTTGTTTGCCTGCACTAGCACTGTCACTCAAGAAACCCACACGGTTACATGTTCAGATGTGGTTGATCCTCCCACCGTGCCATGCAATTTGGCTCAGCCTGCTCAGTTCGATAACGGCAGTCCAGATCATAACACCACTCCCTGCCATGGTGTCAGATCAGACCTTAAGCAGGACAAATGCCGGAAACTAGATGTTGTCCAAACCGTTAAAAGTACAGTGGAGAAAAGGAAATGCTTGTTTTCCACTGAAATCCAGCTCCTGGATGGTGGCCAGCCTGTGAATGACAACAATGAAGTCTTGGGATGTGAATGGTCGGACTTAATCGCCACAACCTCGGGTGAGCTTTTGGCCTTTGACTCCACTATGGATGACCATCACAGAGGAATGCACCTGGCGGCTAAAAATGCGGAATCTTGTGGATACTTGCTGTCAAAACTTGCAGGAGATGGTGAAATTTCAGAGAGAGCATATCCTAATGCATCTGGTCAAGTATACTATCAAGAACTCGTGATGGGAGAAGACCAGACAGAAAATGCCCAAATATTTCAGGATGGCCAACAAACAATCTCGACTGAAGAAATTCAGGATAATATTTATGAAGCAAATGGATGTATTCCATTAGACTACAAG GTGGAGAGCCAACAACAACGTGGCGTACGAAGACGCTGCCTGGTATTCGAGGCAGCTGGGTTTTCAAATAGTGTTGTGCAGAAAGAGAGTGTTGAGGATCTCTCTGTCTCAACATGTAAAGGCAAAGGCCATGTGCAAACTCAGCCCCGTGGATTGCGTGGTATAGGTCTACATTTAAATGCCCTTGCATTAACACCAAAAGGGAAAATGGCCTGTCAGGATCCTATGGCTTCTGCTTTGCTTCCGTCATCAGCATCTGAAAAGGATGCGCATGGCAAATTGCTCTGTGCAGGAGAGAATTTTACACACTCAGGTGGTGAGCTGTTAGAATTTCCCATGGATGATTGTTCATCTGGAGGTTTTCCTTTAAATGATCATGTTTCAAGTCAAAGTGTCAGCCCTCAAAAGAAGAG ACGTAAAACAGATAatggtgatgatggtgaggCATGCAAGCGATGCAGCTGTAAGAAGTCAAAGTGCCTGAAACT TTATTGTGAGTGCTTTGCTGCTGGTGTATACTGCTCTGAACCTTGTTCATGTCAAGGATGTCTGAACAAACCCATACATGAGGAAATTGTTCTCTCCACTCGGAAGCAGATAGAGTTTCGTAATCCACTAGCATTTGCTCCAAAAGTGATTCGTATGTCTGATGCTAGTCTGGAAACTGGG GAAGATCCGAACAATACTCCAGCTTCAGCTCGTCACAAGAGAGGATGCAATTGCAAGAAGTCAAGCTGTCTTAAGAAATACTGTGAATGTTATCAG GGAGGTGTTGGATGCTCCAGCAACTGCAGATGTGAGAGTTGCAAAAACACTTTTGGCAGAAGAGATG CTGAGACTGAACTCACTGAAGAAATGAAACAAGAAGGTGAACAAACAGAAAACagtggaaaagaaaaggagaatgaTCAACAAAAAGCAAATGTACAGAGTGAAGATCATCCTCTCGTTGAGCTTGTCCCGATAACACCTCCTTTTGATCTTTCCAG TTCTCTGCTCAAACTGCCAAATTTCTCAAGTGCAAAGCCACCAAGACCTTCCAAAGCTCGCAGTGGAAGCTCCCGTTCGTCTGCTTCAAAAGCTACCACAACATTGCAGTCTTGTAAATCATCCAAGGCTGCAGGTAGTGGTATCGATGAGGAGATGCCGGATATTCTAAAAGAAGCTGATTCTCCTAGCCGTGTCAAGACTACTTCACCCAACAGAAAACGAGTCTCGCCACCGCATAATGCACTCAGTATTTCCCCGAACCGGAAAGGTGGCAGGAAGTTAATATTGAAGTCAATCCCCTCATTTCCATCACTTACGGGAGACTCAAACAGTGGTTCTGCAATGAACAACACCGATAGCACATTCAGCGCATCGCCTCTCGCTTTAG GACCATCTTAA
- the LOC101783024 gene encoding protein tesmin/TSO1-like CXC 2 isoform X2, with translation MDTPDRAAAQPAASRAEDSPVFSFINNLSPIEPLKSAYNANSLQGYQSINITSISSIFTSPHDNAHKEPRLPKSSLGEISESEVCADGKNTNKPTKSTNAVRLFACTSTVTQETHTVTCSDVVDPPTVPCNLAQPAQFDNGSPDHNTTPCHGVRSDLKQDKCRKLDVVQTVKSTVEKRKCLFSTEIQLLDGGQPVNDNNEVLGCEWSDLIATTSGDGEISERAYPNASGQVYYQELVMGEDQTENAQIFQDGQQTISTEEIQDNIYEANGCIPLDYKVESQQQRGVRRRCLVFEAAGFSNSVVQKESVEDLSVSTCKGKGHVQTQPRGLRGIGLHLNALALTPKGKMACQDPMASALLPSSASEKDAHGKLLCAGENFTHSGGELLEFPMDDCSSGGFPLNDHVSSQSVSPQKKRRKTDNGDDGEACKRCSCKKSKCLKLYCECFAAGVYCSEPCSCQGCLNKPIHEEIVLSTRKQIEFRNPLAFAPKVIRMSDASLETGEDPNNTPASARHKRGCNCKKSSCLKKYCECYQGGVGCSSNCRCESCKNTFGRRDAETELTEEMKQEGEQTENSGKEKENDQQKANVQSEDHPLVELVPITPPFDLSSSLLKLPNFSSAKPPRPSKARSGSSRSSASKATTTLQSCKSSKAAGSGIDEEMPDILKEADSPSRVKTTSPNRKRVSPPHNALSISPNRKGGRKLILKSIPSFPSLTGDSNSGSAMNNTDSTFSASPLALGPS, from the exons CCTCTCAAGTCGGCCTACAACGCCAATAGCCTCCAGGGATACCAGTCCATCAACATAACCTCCATTTCCTCCATCTTCACTTCCCCGCATGACAATGCGCACAAGGAACCAAGGCTCCCGAA GAGCTCTCTTGGTGAAATTTCTGAAAGTGAGGTCTGTGCTGACGGCAAGAATACAAACAAGCCAACTAAGTCTACAAATGCTGTCAGGTTGTTTGCCTGCACTAGCACTGTCACTCAAGAAACCCACACGGTTACATGTTCAGATGTGGTTGATCCTCCCACCGTGCCATGCAATTTGGCTCAGCCTGCTCAGTTCGATAACGGCAGTCCAGATCATAACACCACTCCCTGCCATGGTGTCAGATCAGACCTTAAGCAGGACAAATGCCGGAAACTAGATGTTGTCCAAACCGTTAAAAGTACAGTGGAGAAAAGGAAATGCTTGTTTTCCACTGAAATCCAGCTCCTGGATGGTGGCCAGCCTGTGAATGACAACAATGAAGTCTTGGGATGTGAATGGTCGGACTTAATCGCCACAACCTCGG GAGATGGTGAAATTTCAGAGAGAGCATATCCTAATGCATCTGGTCAAGTATACTATCAAGAACTCGTGATGGGAGAAGACCAGACAGAAAATGCCCAAATATTTCAGGATGGCCAACAAACAATCTCGACTGAAGAAATTCAGGATAATATTTATGAAGCAAATGGATGTATTCCATTAGACTACAAG GTGGAGAGCCAACAACAACGTGGCGTACGAAGACGCTGCCTGGTATTCGAGGCAGCTGGGTTTTCAAATAGTGTTGTGCAGAAAGAGAGTGTTGAGGATCTCTCTGTCTCAACATGTAAAGGCAAAGGCCATGTGCAAACTCAGCCCCGTGGATTGCGTGGTATAGGTCTACATTTAAATGCCCTTGCATTAACACCAAAAGGGAAAATGGCCTGTCAGGATCCTATGGCTTCTGCTTTGCTTCCGTCATCAGCATCTGAAAAGGATGCGCATGGCAAATTGCTCTGTGCAGGAGAGAATTTTACACACTCAGGTGGTGAGCTGTTAGAATTTCCCATGGATGATTGTTCATCTGGAGGTTTTCCTTTAAATGATCATGTTTCAAGTCAAAGTGTCAGCCCTCAAAAGAAGAG ACGTAAAACAGATAatggtgatgatggtgaggCATGCAAGCGATGCAGCTGTAAGAAGTCAAAGTGCCTGAAACT TTATTGTGAGTGCTTTGCTGCTGGTGTATACTGCTCTGAACCTTGTTCATGTCAAGGATGTCTGAACAAACCCATACATGAGGAAATTGTTCTCTCCACTCGGAAGCAGATAGAGTTTCGTAATCCACTAGCATTTGCTCCAAAAGTGATTCGTATGTCTGATGCTAGTCTGGAAACTGGG GAAGATCCGAACAATACTCCAGCTTCAGCTCGTCACAAGAGAGGATGCAATTGCAAGAAGTCAAGCTGTCTTAAGAAATACTGTGAATGTTATCAG GGAGGTGTTGGATGCTCCAGCAACTGCAGATGTGAGAGTTGCAAAAACACTTTTGGCAGAAGAGATG CTGAGACTGAACTCACTGAAGAAATGAAACAAGAAGGTGAACAAACAGAAAACagtggaaaagaaaaggagaatgaTCAACAAAAAGCAAATGTACAGAGTGAAGATCATCCTCTCGTTGAGCTTGTCCCGATAACACCTCCTTTTGATCTTTCCAG TTCTCTGCTCAAACTGCCAAATTTCTCAAGTGCAAAGCCACCAAGACCTTCCAAAGCTCGCAGTGGAAGCTCCCGTTCGTCTGCTTCAAAAGCTACCACAACATTGCAGTCTTGTAAATCATCCAAGGCTGCAGGTAGTGGTATCGATGAGGAGATGCCGGATATTCTAAAAGAAGCTGATTCTCCTAGCCGTGTCAAGACTACTTCACCCAACAGAAAACGAGTCTCGCCACCGCATAATGCACTCAGTATTTCCCCGAACCGGAAAGGTGGCAGGAAGTTAATATTGAAGTCAATCCCCTCATTTCCATCACTTACGGGAGACTCAAACAGTGGTTCTGCAATGAACAACACCGATAGCACATTCAGCGCATCGCCTCTCGCTTTAG GACCATCTTAA
- the LOC101783695 gene encoding leucine-rich repeat extensin-like protein 4 produces MKRKASPALVVLALLLSSAVAAVSGQQAPQPGKQTAANNPRLQRAYVALQALKRAITDDPKNLTRGWCGPDVCAYFGVFCAAAPDDPHALTVAGLDLNHGDLAGTFPEELGMLSDLALLHLNSNRFAGGLPESLPKLHLLHELDVSNNRLSGGFPQHILCLPNVKYVDLRFNNLCGPVPPAIFDKPLDALFLNDNHFDFELPENFGNSPASVVVLANIRLRGCIPQSVGRMAGTLNELVILNSGLRSCIPQEVGWLRELTVLDLSFNQLQGMLPESMAGMHKLEQLDVAHNELWGHIPEGICALPSLRNFTYSYNYFCTEPRRCLDIRRVDDRQNCIAGRPDQRPGDQCLAFLHRPPPHCDEHGCFGPPHH; encoded by the coding sequence atgaagaggaaggcctcgcCGGCGCTTGTGGTCCTGGCGCTCCTCCTCTCGTCGGCGGTTGCGGCGGTCTCCGGCCAGCAGGCGCCGCAGCCGGGGAAGCAGACGGCGGCGAACAACCCGCGGCTGCAGCGTGCGTACGTGGCGCTGCAGGCGCTGAAGCGCGCCATCACCGACGACCCCAAGAACCTGACGCGCGGGTGGTGCGGCCCCGACGTGTGCGCCTACTTCGGCGTGTtctgcgcggcggcgcccgacgACCCGCACGCGCtcaccgtcgccggcctcgACCTCAACCACGGCGACCTGGCGGGCACGTTCCCCGAGGAGCTCGGCATGCTCTCCGACCTCGCGCTGCTCCACCTCAACTCCAACCGCTTCGCCGGCGGCCTGCCGGAGTCGCTCCCCAAGCTGCACCTCCTCCACGAGCTCGACGTCAGCAACAACCGCCTGTCCGGCGGGTTCCCGCAGCACATCCTCTGCCTTCCCAACGTCAAGTACGTCGACCTCCGGTTCAACAACCTCTGCGGGCCCGTGCCGCCGGCCATCTTCGACAAGCCCCTCGACGCGCTGTTCCTCAACGACAACCACTTCGACTTCGAGTTGCCGGAGAACTTCGGCAACTCGCCGGCGTCGGTCGTCGTGCTCGCCAACATCCGCCTCCGCGGCTGCATCCCCCAGAGCGTCGGCCGCATGGCCGGCACGCTCAACGAGCTCGTCATCCTAAACTCCGGCCTCCGATCCTGCATCCCGCAGGAGGTGGGGTGGCTCCGTGAGCTCACCGTGCTCGACCTCAGCTTCAACCAGCTCCAGGGGATGCTGCCGGAGTCCATGGCCGGGATGCACAAGCTCGAGCAGCTCGACGTCGCGCACAACGAGCTGTGGGGACACATCCCGGAGGGCATCTGCGCGCTGCCCAGCCTCAGGAACTTCACGTACTCGTACAACTACTTCTGCACCGAGCCGCGGCGGTGCCTCGACATCCGCCGCGTCGACGACCGCCAGAACTgcatcgccggccggccggaccaGCGCCCCGGCGACCAGTGCCTCGCCTTCctgcaccgcccgccgccgcactgCGACGAGCACGGCTGCTTCGGGCCTCCCCACCACTAG